From bacterium BMS3Abin08:
CTGGAAAAGATGGTCTTTTCTTCGGGGGTGACTGTTGTAGTATGCAGCATAACTCAGATTAAACTATTGAAAAAAAGCCGTTGGAAAATGTTGACTTAAAAATGGAAGTATCCTTATTAAATTGGGGGTCTCGGCTGCCTGGGACGTGACAGATTGAGATACTGGAAGGAAAAGATGAAAAGTTTGTTATACTACTTAAATACAACATGCAGGAGGTGATTAAAATGAAACTTGCTGATTTGATTCCAGAAAAAGAAATAAGAGAGGCTGTCCTGAGCGAGTACGAAAAACGGCTTTCTTTATTTAAGCTCACCGATGAAAAATTCAGGAAAAAATATGGTATGAGTTTTAAAGAATTCGAAGAAAAGAACCTTGTAGCAGAGAAGGGGTTTTCCTGGGATGTGGAACAGGACTCCATGAACTGGGAACATGCTGTAGAAGGCATCCGGTATCTTGAAGAAAAGATAAAGAAAATTAAAGAAATAAGCGAATGATAAAAGTTGAAAGGGTAACTCAGGCCATAAAAGATATTACTGACAGATATGGCTTAAAATTATTAGAGTTAGACCATACGGGCATCACCTTAATTGCACGGATTGGTTTTTCTCGTGAGGTTTTTGTACAGATTTACGCCAATGAGACAAAAGAAAAGCTGAACATGGCTCTTGTGGTTGCTGGCGAAAGAGTATACGGAATAGATAAGGAAGGCGGCTTTTATCATGAACATCCATCTGAAAATCCTTGTTGATAAAGAAAAATCAGAATTATTGAAGCTGATAGCAGATCTGTATTCACATAGTGCTGAAAACAAGTCATTTATCCATTCAAGATACTCCGTTGGTGGACAAACACTTGAACCATATAGAAGCATAATATCTGAATCACTTTATCCGGATGTGTACAAAAAACAACCAATAAGACTCTCTATAGGAAAAAAGGCAATATCAGACTACTTCAAGGCTACAAAGGATAAAGCAGGCCGGCTTGAATTAATGGTTCGCTACCTTGAAACCGGAAATAAGTTCACGGTTGAGTTTGGTGATATAGACGAGCAATTTTATTCAAGTCTTGAATCAATGTTTGAAAGGATACTTGCTGTACTAAGAAAGCAATCTGCCGATGTACAGGAAAAGTATTTCTCGCGTTTAGAAGATGTTGTCTCCTCAGCCAGGAATATTGGATGGGGATATTATGACTATATCAGCGACATATTCAGTGAATATGAGAGTCAAACTAAAGGAAGACGGAGAAAACAGTAGTGTCCGGCAAAAAATCGGGAGATTGTACAGGAAGGAGCACTACTCAGAGTCTGTGTATAAACTACAGTCATTAGTCATTCCCGCAATCCCGAACGCATTCGGAAGTCGGGAATCCTTTTTATAGAACGATTCCGGACAAGCCGGAATGACAGAAAAACGACAACTGTTCGACTTTATACACAGACATTACTTAGGCGCTTTGTTTGTCCGGACAGCATACAATGGGAAGAGCTAACTCATTGATAAATAAAGAATCCGTCCAGATTGACTTCATGGTGAATGCAATAGGTGGAAATTGAACCGTACAGTACTGGTTTTCTTATTGTCACAGAAAATATAAGGTTTGTGTTAAGCGTTGATAAACAGTAAAATAGAAGTGCTGACGGCGTTAGGGTGGGATGATTAATGAACAATTCATTACAAAACAAAAAAATATTTATAGTTCGGAGGCAGTTCCGGGATTGGCCTCGCCGTTGCAAAACAAGCATACAAATTTGGCGCAAAGGTTGTGATTGCTTCGAGAAGTGCGTCAGAAAAACATGATGAATTAGTAAATGTTATCGGTGATGGAGTCGAAACATACTCTTTCAACATAACATCCGAAGATGACAAATTGTTATTCCCGGGAAGATATAGGAGAAGGTATGGTAGACTCCTATCTTAAGGATAAGAAAAAGGAATAGCAGGACATTTCTAAATTTGTTTGACAAGGTGTTGTCCTGAATTTGACATCAAAAGAGTGAAAGAATTACTATATACTGTTTGCTGAAGGATTTTCCTTTACTGACACAGACAGATGCGTGGAAGAGGGGTGAGCCGTATGGCGATTCCCCCGCTGCCCCGCAGCCGTGAAGGGAACGAAAGCCCGAAAAAAGCCACTGGTAAACAGTTCAACCCGTTTGAGCCGTTGCCGGGAAGGTGGGTGAGTAGGAAACAGAAGCAGTTTAACCGTAACCCGAAACTGCCTCTTCAGCCCTGAGCCGGAAGACCCATCCGTCTGGGATTACCTCGCGGGAGGTGAATGTATGATGAAAGACTGTTCTTGCCTGGGTCTCTCCTTTAAACACTTTCCTTAATCAACTCCCTGATTTTTTCTGTTCTGATTTGATTTAAATCTGAAACAAAAAAGGGAGGAATCATATGCAGAAAAAAAGAGGACTCGTTGCGGTCCTGGTCTGTATCGGTGTTCTATTTGTATTCGTACAGACCGTATTTGCAGGTGATGAAGTCGAGAGACTGATGGAGCTGTTACTGAAAAAAAAGATCATTACGGAAAAAGAGTACAGGGAACTCAAGACGGAGATGAATGGGATGACACAGAAGAAGGATGTTCAGGCCGAAGAAGGCGGTGCTGTCGAGATGCAGGGTTGGAAGGACCGCATCTCTGTCTCGGGTGCGATCGAGGGTGAATTCAGGTGGCAGAGGCACAGAGACATTACCGACGCAGCCTCCGACTCGATGACGGATCTCTATGTAAGGAGACTGGAGCTTGGGATCACGGCATCTCCGGCGGAGTGGATAGAGGCGTCGGTAGTGCTGAACTCGGAATGGATAGGAGATGATCTGAATGCAGGGGACGAGGAGATAGCCGTAGATGAGGCCACAGTGACCCTCGGGGATGATGACTTCCCGGTCTATCTTGTGGCAGGTAAGAGGACGCAGCCCTTTGGGGTGTATGAAAACCATCTCATCACAGACCCCGCTACACAGGATGCCTATGAGACAAAGAGGGTGGGGTTGACAGCAGGCTATCAGGGGCCTCCTGGACTCGATGTCTCGGTAACGGTATACAAGGGGGAGGAGCAGATGAACCACCTCTTTGAGTCGGGACTGTTTGCTGAATCGATTCAGCGCCGTGCAGATGCGGCATCCGATGAGGTGAGTTCTTATATTGTTTCAACCTCTGTAACACCGGTGGATGATAGTTTCACTGTTTTTGCCTCATATCTGTCTGAACCGGGTTGGGGCAGGCGGAACGATACAATAGGCGTTGGCTTTAATCTTGAAGCACCCTTTCTTGAGAACCTGAGGATTGACGCCGAGTATATGAAGGCCCTGAAGAGGGAGCATTACGAGGGGCTCAACGCAGAGTTCAAGGAGTCGGTCTTCTCCATATCGGCAGCCTATGAGTTTGTACTGAGGAAGCGGAAGGTAATAGGAGGGGGGCTCTTTGCAGAGAGGAAGGCACACATGATGTCCGAGCCGCTGGAGGTTGCCCTCAGGTATGAACACTTCAATGACGACGGGCTTGCAGAGGCAACGGGTACGTGGAGCATAAAGGACAGGTACAGCGGTGGCGTCAGATACAGCTTCTACAATGACGAGACTTCCGGGCTGAATGCCTTCGTTGGTGTTGAGTACAGAAAGACCAGATACAGGACCTACACTCCGATGACAGACAGCAACGATGAGGTTTATACGAGGCTCGGGGTGGGCTTCTGAGTACCGAAGCCCTGAAACAGGTTCGGATTTTAATGCTGCCTTGCAGCATTCAAAGAATATCAGGAGGTACAGATATAGATGAAAAAGACAGGATTATTATTGACCTTGACGCTGATATTTTCGGTGTTCCTTTTTTCTTTTGCGGACAGATCAACGGCCATGTTAAAGACCATGACCCTTAAAAGGAATCCGGCCATAGTGATTGCTGCATTCGGGACGACTACAAAGGCACGGGTCACCTATGACTTCTTTGAGGAGCAGCTGAGGAAGGAGCTGCCGGCCAAATACAAGAATTACGAGATACGCTGGGCCTTTACATCCGAAATAGTCCGCGAAAGGGCCAACCGGAAGTTCAAAAAGGCCGGGATTAATAAGAAATTCCTTAGTCTCGCCCAGGTTATATCGAACCTTGAAGACGAAGGTTACAGGAAAATAGTGGTTCAGCCATTGCACATCTTTCCGGGCATAGAGTATGAAAGTGTACTCGGGATGGTTGAAGGGTTGAGGGAGACCTTTAAAGACTTCAACCTGAGGATCGAGGTCGGAGAGCCGCTCCTTCAGTACTGGTGGGATATGACAACTGTGGTGGATGTATTGCGGAGTGATTTTCTCAAACAGGGAGAGGGCTGTAATGTACTTGCCTCCCATGGCACGGGAGAGACAGCCGTCGGGAGTAATATAACCTATCTCGGCCTTGAGAGGAGATTGTCTCTGGAGTTTGACAATGTCTTCCTGGGGAGTGTCGAAGGGGTAACATCCAAGGAAGCCGCACTCGCAAATGTCAGGGCCTGCAAGGCAAAGAATGTGAAATTCATCCCCTTTATGTTTGTTGCCGGGGACCATATCATGAATGACATAATGGGTGCCAAGCCCCGTAAGAACGGAGCACTTTCGTGGTCCCTCGAGATGAAGAAGGAAGGATTCCGGACCGGGGCAACTACGGTTTTATACAAGGGCAAAAAATATTTCAAGGGCCTCGGGTTCTATCCGGAGGTAGACAGTGTCTTCATCAAGGGTATCGTCAGGTTGCTGAAGAAATTTGAGTTTTAACAGTGGCTGTAATTGATTCCAGCACCATACGGATTATGCGTAAAATACACAGGTGGGGCGGCCTTGTTCTGGCCGCCTTTATCCTTTTTTACTGTATTACAGGGGTGCTTCTCAATCACAGGAAGGCCTTCAGGTACTTTACAAACAAAGAGAAGACCGAATACAGGGTTCCTGCGTCGGATACGGCAAAGATGAGGGCGTTTATCGACTTCTATAAAGGGCAGATCAACCGGACCGACGATCCGACGGTTATCAGGATTAAGAAGGGGAAAACAATAGAGTTTCTCTATGGTTCCCATGGTAAGACCACTTACATAATAGACCCTGCGCAAGGAAGAATGGAAAGGGTGGAGAAGCAACCGGTCGAGCCGTGGTCATGGCTTAACAGACTTCATAAGGCTTTCAAGACCGGGTGGACATGGGTTGTAATCAGCGACCTTATATCCATATGCCTTATAGTGGTTACGATAACGGGGATGATTATCTTCAAGTACAGGGTGGCGGATTTTATCTCAGTCGCATTGGGTGTGCTGATTTTCATTCTTGCTACAGCAGTTGCAGGCTGAGAGGAAAAGGCCTTGAAGGGTTATTGGGAGATTGAGATGTTTTTTAAGACCGGAAGGTATAAAGAGTTTGAAAATCCGATAAAGGGGATTCACTTAATGATAACGGTGATCACTTCAATAGCCCCATGAATGCGCTTTCAGTAAAGGGACTCTCAAGGAAATTCGGTAAGAAGGTTGCTGTAAACGGTATCGGATTTTCGATCGGTGCAGGGGAGTTTGTCGGTCTTCTCGGCCCCAACGGTGCCGGAAAGACAACCACTATAAGGTTGCTCACCGGCCTTACAAGGCCCGATGGTGGAGAGGTGTCCTACTTTGGCAAGGATTTTTTCCGTTATTCGAAAGAGGCAAAGGGTTTCCTTGGTGTGGTTCATCAGTACAGCAATCTTGACCGCGACCTGACTGCTTACGAAAACCTCTATCTGCATACAATACTGCATGGTATGCCTAAACAGGCAAGAGGGGAAAAGATAGAGGAAGCCCTTGAGTTTGCAGGTCTTGCAGAGTACAGGGACCGGCAGGTCAAGACGTTCTCCGGAGGCATGAAGAGGAGACTCGTTATCGTAAGGGCGCTGCTCCATGCACCGAAGATACTCTTTCTCGATGAGCCCACCGTCGGGCTCGATCCTCAGATAAGGCGGAGTCTCTGGGATCTGATTGTAAAGGTCAACCTGACGAAAAAGATGGCAATCCTCCTTACCACTCATTATATAGAGGAGGCTGAGAGGCTCTGCCAGAGGGTGATGATTATCAACAAGGGAGACATAATAGCCTCTGGCAGCCCCAAGGAGCTGAAGAGGGATCTCGGGAGGTTTGTCCTTGAGGTCTTTCATGAAGACAGGATAGAGGAGAGGTTTTTCTCCAAGAGGGAGGACGCCCTTGAAGAACTGAAGGGATCCGCCCTTTCGTGCAGGATAAGGGGGGTCACATTAGAGGATGTATTTCTGAAACTCACAGGCAGGAGAATAAATGTTTAACGGTGTAAGAGGTGTTTTGTACAGGGAGTTGAATG
This genomic window contains:
- the cbiKp gene encoding sirohydrochlorin cobaltochelatase CbiKP precursor; protein product: MKKTGLLLTLTLIFSVFLFSFADRSTAMLKTMTLKRNPAIVIAAFGTTTKARVTYDFFEEQLRKELPAKYKNYEIRWAFTSEIVRERANRKFKKAGINKKFLSLAQVISNLEDEGYRKIVVQPLHIFPGIEYESVLGMVEGLRETFKDFNLRIEVGEPLLQYWWDMTTVVDVLRSDFLKQGEGCNVLASHGTGETAVGSNITYLGLERRLSLEFDNVFLGSVEGVTSKEAALANVRACKAKNVKFIPFMFVAGDHIMNDIMGAKPRKNGALSWSLEMKKEGFRTGATTVLYKGKKYFKGLGFYPEVDSVFIKGIVRLLKKFEF
- the drrA_1 gene encoding daunorubicin/doxorubicin resistance ATP-binding protein DrrA, with the protein product MNALSVKGLSRKFGKKVAVNGIGFSIGAGEFVGLLGPNGAGKTTTIRLLTGLTRPDGGEVSYFGKDFFRYSKEAKGFLGVVHQYSNLDRDLTAYENLYLHTILHGMPKQARGEKIEEALEFAGLAEYRDRQVKTFSGGMKRRLVIVRALLHAPKILFLDEPTVGLDPQIRRSLWDLIVKVNLTKKMAILLTTHYIEEAERLCQRVMIINKGDIIASGSPKELKRDLGRFVLEVFHEDRIEERFFSKREDALEELKGSALSCRIRGVTLEDVFLKLTGRRINV